The Triticum urartu cultivar G1812 chromosome 5, Tu2.1, whole genome shotgun sequence genome contains the following window.
aaacaaatattctcggaatgacctgaaactccacgagacatcttagaaaaaacaataaaaaatcctcgccaaagatgaagaccagggggcccacaccctttccacgagggtgccccccctagggcgcgccccctacctcgtgggccccctggagaccctccgacgccaactccaactctatatatttgctttcggagagaaaaaaataagagagaagaaatcattgcgttttacgatacggagccgccaccaagccctaaaacctctcgggagggctgatctggagtccgttcggggctccggagagggggattcgtcgccgtcgtcatcatcaaccatcctccatcaccaatttcatgatgctcaccgccgtgcgtgagtaattccatcgtaggcttgctgacggtgatgggttggatgagatttatcatgtaatcgagttagttttgttagggtttgatccctagtatccattatgttctgagattgatgttgctatgactttgctatgcttaatgcttgtcactagggcctgggtgccatggtttcagatctgaacctattatgttttcatcaatatatgagagttctagatcctatcttgcaagtctatagtcacctactatgtgttatgatccggcaaccccgaagtgacaataatcgggaccactcccggtgatgaccgtagtttgaggagttcatgtattcactatgtgctaatgctttgtttcggttgtctattaaaaggaggccttaatatccctaagtttccaataggaccccgctgccacgggagggtaggataaaagatgtcatgcaagttctttttcataagcacgtatgactatatacggaatacatgcctacattacattgatgaattggagctagttctgtgtccccctatgttatgactgttacatgatgaaccgcatccggcataattatccatcactgatccggtgcctacgagttttccatatactggtttacgcttatttacttttccgctactactgttacaatcactacaaaataccaaaaacattacttttgttgtctttgcttttgttgccgttaccactactatcatattactttgctactaaatactttgctgcagatactaagtttccaggtgtggttgaattgacaactcagctgctaatacttgagaatattctttggctccccttgtgtcgaatcaataaatttgggttgaatactctaccctcgaaagctgttgcgatcccctatacttgtgggttatcagggcccagagatacctctgcgacaatcagagtgacaaatcctaatctcgatctagccaactcaacaagtaccatcggagacacttgtagagcacctttataatcacccaattacgttgtgacgtttggtagcacacaaagtgcttctccggtattcgggagttgcataatctcatagtcagaggaacatgtataagtcatgaagaaagcagtagcaacaaaccaaacgatcatcgtgctaagctaatggaatggttcaagtcaatcacatcattctccaatgatgtgaacacgttaatcaaatgacaactcatgtctatggctaggaaacttaaccatctttgattcaacgagctagtcaagtagaggcatgctagtgacactctgtgtgtctatgtattcacacatgtactaagtttccggttaatacaattctagcatgaataataaacatttatcatgatataagaaaataaataataactttattattgcctctagggcatatttccttcaagtgaGGCTTGTGGTTACAAGAGTCCTACTACGATCCGACTGACCTAAGAGTCCAACTGGATCTTGAGTTGTCGCATTGCTCTCGAAGTTGAGAGTTCTTTTAAAAGCTAACCTATCAGCATACTGAACAACCTGGGCCGCAGGGTGGCCTGCTAGGCCCTGAGGTCGGCATGGTGGGCTCAATTTTTGTTTTCCGGCATACCCCTGGTACAACCCCAACTGAGCAGTAGGTTCGACATCTACTACAAAAAAGACAATTCACTTTGTAACCACGTCTCTGCCAGGCAATGTGTGCAATAGCTGAGAGCGGACTAAATGGATATGTAATCCAAGACAAGAGTAGAGCGCACAATTATATGACAACTAGTGTATGGTATAATTTTTTTTCAAACATGCACCAACATACGTGTCATTTTTATATTATAAGAACAATGCGATGAGAAGACAGAAATTAAAAAATTGCCCCGTAGATAATAGACAAAAATAGAATTTAAACAACAAATAGAACGAGAAAACATGCCAGGCTACATTAACCAAAACATAATGAAGCAATAATTGAAAAATCTGGCTATACCAAGGTGAGCACGAGTCAGCTTTCAAACACTTTACCATATCTAGCCATGCTGTTGGGGCATCCTTTGAGTACTTTGACGTAGAACAAAATCATCAAGCACACTATGTAGGTAAGGGTATTTTCCAGGAAGACCCGCAAAACATCGGTATATGTCCGGCCGTCCAATGGGAATCTGTATTAGTCCGCGAAGCTGTCCGGACGTCCAAATTCCGGTATTTTGGAGACAAACATGGGGAGTTTTGCCGCTTTATCTGATTTAATATTATTTCAAAGATCAGATagtatcctattattattatagggattaccataattattagaggaatttctGGGAAACGGTTTGGCATTGAAATTACCCCTATAAAcgttgttgttgaaattatttctagagataaaattcacatcaatggaatcattattttgctcaatcaaattAGGTAatggcacatcattaggatcaacatgggcacttttactagcaaccatTTTCATAAGAGCTTCCATTTTATCACTCAAAGTATTAATTTTTTCGACAGAGTTTACCTTTTTACTAGTCGGAgctctttcagtgtgccattgagaataatttgTCATAATATTATCAAGGAGTTTTGTAGCTTCTCCTAATGTGATTTCCGTAAAGgtactgaaagtgcaactaatccccgggtgattttggtaattcataacaacatatatagcccattgaactaatatccgttcaagataaatatttcaggatgttcggtgattggcatggcatggaatAGAGATGTggacccttcaaaatgctaaggacaaagattggcaaaagctcaagattcttcatttctatttaagtgatccaagatcacattgagtccataggaaagccaatagtATTAAAGGGGATGAgatgttgcttaatggtctacttgctcaaagtgcttagtaaTATTGCTTCAAACCCCTCAGCTACTTTCTACATCAAAATATGTCCAAACCCCAATTTCAAACTCGGCCGCACCAATTCTTTCTACCtggagccaccgagttcatttgacatagccactgccagaaaccctaacgATGTGAGTCAAGTGTtaacttgcaaatgggacaaaaatGGGTCGACCCAATTGCAtatcgagggtggacttgcaactaagAAAAAAAAGGCGGGCATCTCAATTTCATGTCAGGGGTGGAGTTACAACTCGGGACAAAAATGGGTCGCGCCTCCCCTTGCCTGTGGAGGGTGGACTTGCAATTCAGACAAAAAATAAGTTAGACGCAGTTATGTATTAAGGGTGAACTTGCAACTGTGACAAGAAAAGGACGCCCCATAGTTGCATGTCGGGGGTGTAGTTGCAACTGGACAAAAATGATTGGACACCGGTTACGTGTAGAGGGTGGATTTGTGACTAGGATATAAATGTGGTTCGGGCCTAGTTGGGTAACAAGGGCAGACTTTCAAATGAGACAAAAAGGCGGGGGCCCCAGTTGCATGTTGGGCGTGGAGTTGCAACTAGGAGGAAAATTCGCCTTTAGTAGCGTGTCGAGGGTGAATTTACAAATGGGAAAAAATGGACTGGTCCTAGTCAGGACAAAAACATTTGCATGATAGTAGTGGAGTTGCAACTAGGACAAAAAAGGATGGGCCCAGTTACATGTCGAGGGCAGGTTTGCCAACAAGGCAAAAATGGGTCGAACCAGATGCGAATCGAGCACAAGTAAGATCATGTCTCTTTCATAGAGCATGTCACTTTGACACAGGACTTGAAAAGGGAATAGAAATAGGCAACGACAAGTAATATAGCTTGTCTCTTCCACTTCTACAACGCATGCCACAGAAATGGCCCGCAAGAGCGTGGACATAAAAATGCTAGACAAAAAAACACAAGTGCAACGTGAATGCCTCAACAAGTGAACAAAACAGAACAAGGCGACACGGGAATACATCGGCTGACGACGCAAGATCAAGAGTTTGCGCGAAAATTAGAGCATCAAGATACAACGTAGATAAGACATTACTAAATTACATCTTGATGAAGTTTAAAAGTAACAAGAGACATTTGTCAAAATGAACGGAGAAGGCACCAACCGTGATATAGCTCGTCTTTTCTTGTCTCTTCGAATTTTTCGTCATGGCCTAGAAACGACACAGCGAAACGGGCTGCCACCAGCACACCGCGCTAATGGGCCAATAAAAGTGAAACCAAACAAGCCGACAAAAGGATGCACGACAAAAAAATTGGTGACCAGCGAGGCGGGGGGTTGAGCGCTTGCACGAAAATTATAAAAACTAAATCGAACGGTGGCAATTTGGATGAGACACCATTCCATATAAAAAAATCAGAAATTTAAAAGGTGTTCAAGAACTTGATTTTTTCAAattatataaaaaatactcaaaAAAGTATTATTCATGAGTATGAAAAAGgtaaaacaaaagaaaatgaaaaaaaataaaaagatagaaaaagaaaaaaataaaggaaGCCCGGATagagaaaatgaagaagaaaaacaagGTGACTCACAAGTGTTTTTTATATAAAAACATGGCTCAGAAGATGAAAATATGGCTCATAAGTAATTATTATTTTTTGTGAGAAAGAACTAATTTTCTTGAGAAGAAAATCTTCTCAAATTCTTCAACGAATGAATGCACGAAGAAGACAAATAGGCCATGGATAGATATGATGGGGCATAGAGAAATCTCACGCGAGTAAATGTGTATTGCAACCCTCGCTGTTCTATTCTCAGTGACTCCCATCTTCACACACAAAAAAGAACCAGAGTCAAAGATCTAAAGTCCCTCCCAATGCTTCACCTTATACAGATGCTAAGACTGTCATGTAGGCAAAAAATCTTATATGACAAGATAATTAAGAATAGAGAGATGAGTGTGATGACCTCAGAAAAAAACAATACCAAGCGCGAGAACTTAGGCAAAACATTTAAATGAAAGAATCTCACCAATACATGAAGAACTTTAGTTGCAAAATCATTAAATGAAAGATGCTTAGCACTAACAAGTTAAGTACCTATGTATTGGGAGTTTTAGTTGCTAAAGTTTTAATGTGCTTAGCACCTCATGTAAGTACCAATGCATTAGAAGTAGCCTAAAAGAAAGCACAGTCCAAGAAAACATACAAGTTATCAATGGCCCACGCAGACATCCCATCGTGCAGTCACAGAAACGTTGAAAATAGCCCACAACCTAATGTAAAAAAAGACATAAAGCCCGTGGCTGACAACACAACAAAAGATAAAACACGAGCCATCGGCATGAGGAAATAGCACGAATATGAAAGTTCTATGTAATGGTTGTAGATTTAGATGTAAATTAACTATTTCACATCTAATGTAGAGTAGCAATTTCAGGCTAAGAATAGCTATTCCTTTTAATATGATTTTCTCCCCTTATAACAGGCACTTGTcctagtgaaagaaaacaaaaacaaatcatcatcatcatgaaaCTAAATTACATTGAGCGTGAGGCTATGACTATGAGTCCCCGTTGCTGCGAACCCTCGAGGCATTAGCCTCAGTCAGATCGTCGATCACGCGGTGTAAATCGCGCCACGACGACCCGTTCTCGCTGACCGCGGCACGCGCCTTCTCAGCCAGCTCCCCTGCTCTTGCCCTCATCTTATCCCACCGCTCTCCGCCCTCCATGAACCCGGCCACCGCCCGACCGATCGCCTCTGCTGGCACGGTGTTCGCGTCCTCCACTCTCACGTTGCGCTTGCCGCCGTCCCACAAGCGCGCGCCGAACGTCGCCACCTCGGTGACCAGCCGCTCGTTGATGAACTGCTCGAACACCAGCGGCCACGTCAGCACCGGCAAGCCTGCCGACGCCGCCTCCAGCACCGAGTTCCACCCGCAGTGCGTCAGGAACGCGCCCACCGACGGGTGGGCCAGCACCGCCAGCTGCGGTGCCCACCCTCGGACGACCATGCCGCGGTCGGCAACGCGCTGCTCCCATCCCTCCGGCACCCACAGGCCGTCGGAGTCCTCGGAGCGGACCACCCACAGGAATGGCTTGTTCGAGGCCTCCAGCCCCAGCGCGAGCTCGCGGATCTGGCGCGCTGAGAAGCAAGCCCAGCTCCCGAAGCAGGCGTACACCACCGATCGGCTCGGCTTGGTCGATAGCCACTCTAGACAGTCCACGTTGCCATCGCCGCCCCGGTGCACGGCGGAGTCCAACGGCAGGCTGACGGGGCCGACGAAGTAGGCGCGGCGCGCGTCGACGCGTCTGTACTCGTCGCAGTATGTTTTTTCGAGGTCGGCGAAGGTGTTCACGATCACTCCGAAGCCGGCGAGCTGGGCCGCCTTGATGTTGTCCCACTCCATAGAAAGAACAGCGTCCTGGAGGAGGAACTCCGGGAGCTCCGACGGCGGGATGGCGATCTCCTTCCCTGGCATCCCCGGCACGATGACTGACGGGGCGGCAACGCCGTCCCGGATTATGTCAGAGCGGATGGCGTAGAGGTTGTTCATGGCGAGTTGCGCGAAGATGCCGACGGGGTGGAACGTGAGGCGCGGGACGCCCATCTTCGCGGCGATGCCCGTGACCCACCAGAAGGGCACATCGGCGACAACGGCGTCGGGGCGGTGCTCCAGGAGCAGCTTCTCGTGAATCGGCTGCGAGAGGTCGACGGCGCGGAACACCCGCCAGGCGTCGTGTTGGGCGACGGTGCCGAGGCACTCCACCCCGCTCTCCAGGCCGACGTCCGGGAACGGGTAGCGGAGCAGGCGCACCGCGTGCCCCGCGTCCACGGCGCGCGTGACCGTGGTGGCGATCAGCGCCGCGTTGGCCGGCGTCACCACCATCGTGGCCTCCACCTCCGCCGGCCGCGCCGCGGCCATGCGGCACGCCAGGTCGGTCATCGGGATGAGGTGCCCCCGCGCGAAGAAGGGCAGGAAGAACACCCGCAGCGGGCGCCTGCCGCCATCACTGGCGGCGCTCATGCCCGCAGCAGCCTCCATTGAAGGAGAGGTAGAATAGGAACTGCGCTGCGCGGTCACGACCGCTCCCAGATCCGTGAATATCTCCCGAATATGGCCATTCCTAACGCTATGCGCGCGCAACGCCAATCTCGCTCGCACAAATCGCATGGGATCCGAGCCAGCTTGCCCACCAGGTCTCAGGCCTGAAAATCGTTCCTTCTTTTTTCCAAACCGGTGTACAGCCCGAATACAATCGCATCGTATTATTCCACCATACACCCCCACTGGAACGAGATGACATTTCAAAAAATTGTTTCCCAACGTGGAGGAGTCGCTGCATCTGAAGAATTCCATTTAGAGAGATGATGGTTTTTTCAACATTTGCTATTCCTATGGACTGTTTCTGCAATTTGCGATTTTATTTTGTACCGTGAAACTGGAATAACAGATGGGTGTGGGATTTTTTGCAATAGCCCAGAACGTTACCACGAAATGCGAAGAGCTTCACATAGACTTTTGGCATGCCTTTAGTTAGTGAAAAAAAACATGAAAACACTACTGAACTTTACTAATGCTATATCCGAACTTTATATTAAGGATTCAAAGACTGCTTTATAACTATTTCATATCATCACTGGACCTTGCTAGATTCAAATGGGCGGTTCACATAATTCGCTGAACTTTTTTTCGGTTCACTTAACCCACCCGATCTATCCCAAACCGTCCAGAATTTTTCATTGGTGGGTTTGCACAGTGGTTTTGCTGACATGGACGAGGTCAAAGCGGTTTGTTGACAAGTGGGGCCCTCCTCTACCCTCTCTCCCGCATTTGCAGCCACCTGAGAGTGTCCGAGCTTTGGCCGGCGGCCACCGTCGTTGTGCATGTGGCTGGAGGAAGCCCAAAGCCACGCAAAGATGTTCGGAACATCTGCCTGGTTGCCCTCTTCAACTACGCCATATTCATTGTGTCAAGCCACCCCCAATCGACCATGGCATCCTCGTCTCCCTCGCCACTGCTGCCAGCCAATGCGCCAAAATTCGCCATCACCGGCGTGCTCCCCGACCCCCATGACCCCTTCCTTGACCTAGGACCACATCGCGCAACTTCTGGACAACTTCTCGATGAGGCCCGCGACCACAAGCCCCTTCCTCATGAGCCTGCACTCTGGCCCCCGCCTTCAGCATCCATGGCATCGCTGCAGAGCACCCCCGGTCTCCCTTCCTGCTCCAGCACCCCCTAGGTGAGACCCTGCTCCTTCGGAGCCTCTCTGTTCCTTCCCTCATCTATGTAGCTTACTTGCGTCGTGCGCTGCCCATAGCCGCAGCGAGGGGAGGAGCTTGGCCATGTAGGGAAACATCCTCAAGGACGTGCGGCTCCAAATGGGTGGGGCGATCAACTTCAGAGGAGCAACACGGTGCTCACAAAGCAGAGAAGGAGTAGCGGGGGTCGCCGTAGGAAGAGATCGAGGATGCGACGGTCCATGCCGAAAGCGGGGAAGAAGATATAGGCGACGGAGATTCACGCTAACTCGGACAAAGTTGTTTGGCAGGAACATATAGTGGAGGGAGGGGAAGCTCTAGGACAAGGCTTCAAGGCGAGGGCAAGGTATTGACTGCGCAGGCAAAGAACTACATCATCGGCGGCGTAAAGTGGGCCTCAACTGTGCTCTCGGCGTACAGGAGGAGAGAAGGGTTGCGGCAAGAAGGCCCCACTGGTCAAATATCAGCTTGACTGTGCCCTGCAAATGAGCTCAGAAAACCAACTAGAGATGATTTTTGAATGATTTGAGATAGATTAGGGGGTTAAGTGTACCGAAAAAAGTTTAGGGGATTATGTGAACCACTCGTTTTCTTCTGGGGAGTAAAATGGACCTTTTTCATGACTTTTTTAATTCACATATTGTGTCCTAAGAACTTTAGGAATACATGTTCAAGTTTGGGAATCTCCTCTCCTATGTCGAGTTTATTATCTGTTAGAGACAAGATGTGAGTTGGTGACCGCATCCCCAAAGAACGTTTCTGAATGTGGGACTATTACACTCCACCATGAAGAACTTCAATTAATGTTATATTGTTCGGTAAGTTTTTTCGTTCGGGGTCTTGAGAAAACAATCCTACAATTATTGTGATATTCGCATCACTATACGGTTGCATATAATTGTCGATGCGCACTTTATATCCTCGGTTGCGGTCCTCTTATGGTCAACCGCGAAGAACTTTAGAAATAGTAGCCATATGTGCCCGAATGCGGATCTCTTGCACTCTGTCATGAAGAACTTCTATTTTTTATATCGATCGGTAAGTTTTTCCATTTGATATCTTGGGATAACAACCCTACAGTTATTATGATATTGTGACACTAGACACTATGTAGCATCGGGCACTTCGGGCACTTCGAACAGTGACTCGACAATTGTCTACCTTATCACTGTTTTGCGCACTTCATATTATTGATTGTAGTTCCCTTGTTATCGACAAGGAAGAACTTTAGATTTAACGGCCATATAATAAGCACCTTATCTACTGGCTCTGACAAAGGACTTTTCCTTATAGTGTTGTTGTCCATCTAGAGGCCATTTATATAATACTCTCTTGATAACTTCCATTGGGATTTTAGGATATTAACCCTATATCACATATCATTGTTGATTCACACTTTATATTCCTAATTGCGATTTTCTTGTCCTCGACCACAAAGAACTTTAGAGTTAAAAGCCCTATAGTGAGCACTTCACATAGTGGATATTTTACCTAACCAGTTCCTGGCAACTTCCATCGGGCACTTCGAAGAGTGACTCGACAATTCTTGTGGTATTGCCATATAAGACCACTCGTTATAACACTACACCTTGTCTACTATATCACCGTTCTTGCACACTTTATATTATTGGTTGCACTTCCCTTGTTCTCCACAAGCAAGACCTTTAGATTTAATGTCCATATAATAAGCACATTATCTAATGGATTCTGGCACTCATATCGTCTTCAATGAAGTAATTTTTCGTAGTGTTGTTTTCCATCTAGAGGGAATGTTATATAACACTTTCTTCACAACTTCCATATGACTTTTCGGATACTAACCATATATCACATATCACTGTTAGTGCGCACTTTATATTCCTAATTGAGGGTCGCTTGTGCTCAACAATGAAGAACTTTAGAATTAGAACCCATATTGTAAGCACTTCATATAACCTTTTCCGACACTCATTTTGTCTTCGGCGAAGATCTTTTCCTTGTAATGTTACTAGCCATATAGTGGGAAGTTTATATAACCAATTATCGGCAACTTCCATCGGGCACTTCAAATAGTGACTCGACAATTCTTGTAGTATTGCCATATGAGACCATTCTTTATAACACTAGATCTTGTCTACCATATCACCGTTCCTGCACACTTTATATTATTGCTTCCATTTCCCTTGTTCTTCACAAGGAAGAACTTTAGATTTAATGGCCATATAATAAGCACTTTATCTAATGGATTCTGGCACTCATGTCGTCTTCAATGAAGTAATTTTCTTATAGTGTTCTTCCCTATCTAGAGGAAATTTTATATAATAGTTTGTTTACAAATTCCATATGGCTTTCTGGATACGAACCATATATCACATATCACCGTTAATGCGCACTTTATATTCCTGATTGTGGGTCTCTTGTCCTCGAAAACAAAAAACTTTAGAGTTAGAAGCCATATTGTGAGCACTTCATATAACCTTTTCCAACACTCTTTTTGTCTTTGACAGAGAGTTTTTCCTTGTAATGTTACTAGCCATATAGTGGGCATTTTATATAACCAATTATTAGCAACTTCCACCAGTAACTGCGAATAGTAAGTCGACAATTCTTGCGGTACTGCCATATAAGACCACTTTTTATAACACTAGACCTTGTCTACCATATCACCATTCTTGCGCACTTTATACTACTGGTTATAGTTCCCTTGATCTCTTGTTCTCAAGAAGGAATAACTTTAGTTTTAATGGCCATACAGTAAGCCCTTTATCTAACGGATTCTGGCACTCATATCATCTTCGACGAAGGACTTTTCCTTATAGTGTTGCTGACCTTCTAGAGGGCATTTG
Protein-coding sequences here:
- the LOC125505966 gene encoding UDP-glucose flavonoid 3-O-glucosyltransferase 7-like, with the translated sequence MEFFRCSDSSTLGNNFLKCHLVPVGVYGGIIRCDCIRAVHRFGKKKERFSGLRPGGQAGSDPMRFVRARLALRAHSVRNGHIREIFTDLGAVVTAQRSSYSTSPSMEAAAGMSAASDGGRRPLRVFFLPFFARGHLIPMTDLACRMAAARPAEVEATMVVTPANAALIATTVTRAVDAGHAVRLLRYPFPDVGLESGVECLGTVAQHDAWRVFRAVDLSQPIHEKLLLEHRPDAVVADVPFWWVTGIAAKMGVPRLTFHPVGIFAQLAMNNLYAIRSDIIRDGVAAPSVIVPGMPGKEIAIPPSELPEFLLQDAVLSMEWDNIKAAQLAGFGVIVNTFADLEKTYCDEYRRVDARRAYFVGPVSLPLDSAVHRGGDGNVDCLEWLSTKPSRSVVYACFGSWACFSARQIRELALGLEASNKPFLWVVRSEDSDGLWVPEGWEQRVADRGMVVRGWAPQLAVLAHPSVGAFLTHCGWNSVLEAASAGLPVLTWPLVFEQFINERLVTEVATFGARLWDGGKRNVRVEDANTVPAEAIGRAVAGFMEGGERWDKMRARAGELAEKARAAVSENGSSWRDLHRVIDDLTEANASRVRSNGDS